One segment of Dermochelys coriacea isolate rDerCor1 chromosome 5, rDerCor1.pri.v4, whole genome shotgun sequence DNA contains the following:
- the TRIM23 gene encoding E3 ubiquitin-protein ligase TRIM23 isoform X4 produces MCCVCKEYGKHQGHKHSVLEPEANQIRASILDMAHCIRTFTEEISDYSRKLVGIVQQIEGGEQIVEDGVGMAHTEHVPGTAENARSCVRAYFSDLHETLCRQEEMALSVVDAHVREKLIWLRQQQEDMTILLSQVSTACLHCEKPLQQDDCRVVLAKQEITRLLETLQKQQQQFTELADHIQLDASIPVTFTKDNRVHIGPKMEIRVVTLGLDGAGKTTILFKLKQDEFMQPIPTIGFNVETVEYKNLKFTIWDVGGKHKLRPLWKHYYLNTQAVVFVVDSSHRDRVSEAHSELAKLLTEKELRDALLLIFANKQDVAGALSVEEITEMLSLHKLCCGRNWYIQGCDAQSGMGLYEGLDWLSRQLVAAGVLDVA; encoded by the exons CATTCTGTTTTGGAACCAGAAGCAAACCAGATCCGTGCATCCATTTTAGACATGGCACACTGTATAAGAACCTTCACAGAAGAAATCTCAGACTATTCCAGAAAACTAGTTGGAATTGTTCAACAAATTGAAGGAGGAGAACAAATAGTGGAAGATGGAGTTGGAATGGCCCATACAGAACAT GTCCCAGGTACTGCAGAAAATGCCCGTTCATGCGTCCGAGCCTATTTTTCTGATCTTCATGAAACCCTTTGTCGGCAGGAAGAAATGGCACTTAGTGTGGTTGATGCACATGTGCGGGAGAAATTGATTTGGCTCAGACAACAACAAGAAGACATGACTATCCTGTTGTCACAGGTTTCAACTGCTTGTCTTCACTGTGAAAAGCCTTTACAGCAG GATGACTGCAGAGTAGTGTTGGCTAAACAGGAGATTACAAGGCTATTAGAAACAttacaaaaacagcagcagcaatttacAGAACTTGCAGATCATATACAGCTGGATGCTAGCATTCCTGTCACTTTTACAAAG GACAACAGGGTACATATTGGACCAAAAATGGAGATTCGAGTTGTGACCCTAGGATTAGACGGAGCTGGCAAAACAACTATTTTGTTTAAGTTAAAGCAGGATGAGTTCATGCAACCTATTCCAACAATAG GTTTTAATGTTGAAACTGTAGAATATAAAAATCTGAAGTTTACtatttgggatgtaggagggaaGCACAAGTTGAGGCCTTTGTGGAAGCATTATTACCTCAATACACAAG CGGTGGTATTTGTTGTCGATAGCAGTCACAGAGACAGGGTTAGTGAAGCACACAGTGAACTTGCAAAGTTATTAACAGAGAAAGAATTGCGGGATGCCTTGCTGTTGATCTTTGCCAATAAGCAG GATGTAGCGGGGGCTCTTTCAGTAGAAGAAATCACAGAAATGCTGAGTCTCCATAAACTCTGCTGTGGCCGTAACTGGTATATTCAGGGCTGTGATGCTCAAAGTGGCATGGGACTATATGAAGGATTGGACTGGCTTTCAAGGCAACTGGTGGCTGCAGGTGTACTGGATGTGGCTTAA
- the PPWD1 gene encoding peptidylprolyl isomerase domain and WD repeat-containing protein 1 → MASSSRRPERVPTRLNPRALYSHWLCPADDEQRWRPSGVCRRSVTHTNMASADSERKRRKLQEAAAGAIAGDGDEEPEEEERWVGPLPGEAAQAKKRRVLEFEHVYLENLPSASMYERSYMHRDVITHVVCTKTDFIITASHDGHVKFWKKVEEGIEFVKHFRSHLGVIESIAVSSEGALFCSVGDDKAMKVFDVVNFDMINMLKLGYYPGQCEWIYCPGDAISSVASSEKSTGKIFIYDGRGNNQPLHVFDKLHTFPLTQIGLNPTYKVVVSSDKSGMIEYWTGPPHEYKFPKNVNWEYKTDTDLYEFAKCKAYPSSICFSADGKKMATIGSDRKVRIFRFLTGKLMRVFDESLSMFTELQQMRQQLPDMEFGRRMAVERELEKVDAVRLINIIFDETGHFVLYGTMLGIKVINVETNRCVRILGKQENIRVMQLALFQGVAKKHRAATTIEMKASENPVLQNIQADPTIVCTSFKKNRFYMFTKREPEDTKSADSDRDVFNEKPSKEEVMAATQAEGPKRVSDSAIIHTSMGDIHIKLFPVECPKTVENFCVHSRNGYYNGHTFHRIIKGFMIQTGDPTGTGMGGESIWGGEFEDEFHSTLRHDRPYTLSMANAGSNTNGSQFFITVVPTPWLDNKHSVFGRVTKGMEVVQRISNVKVNPKTDKPYEDVSIINITVK, encoded by the exons ATGGCGAGCTCCTCACGGCGACCTGAGCGGGTTCCGACGCGTCTCAATCCGCGCGCGCTCTACTCTCACTGGTTGTGTCCAGCTGACGACGAGCAGCGCTGGCGCCCGAGCGGGGTGTGTCGCAGGAGTGTGACGCACACTAACATGGCCTCCGCCGACTCGGAGCGCAAGAGGAGGAAGCTCCAGGAGGCAGCGGCGGGCGCCATAGCCGGGGATGGAGACGAGGAACCGGAGGAAGAGGAGCGCTGGGTCGGGCCCCTCCCGGGGGAGGCTGCGCAGGCCAAAAAGAGGAGAG TCCTTGAATTTGAACATGTCTACCTTGAAAATCTTCCGAGTGCTTCAATGTATGAACGCAGTTACATGCACAGAGATGTCATTACACATGTAGTGTGTACTAA GACAGATTTTATCATAACTGCCAGCCATGATGGACATGTCAAATTCTGGAAGAAAGTAGAAGAAGGGATTGAATTTGTTAAACATTTTCGTAGCCATTTAG GGGTCATTGAGAGTATTGCAGTTAGTTCAGAAGGGGCATTATTCTGTTCCGTTGGGGATGACAAAGCAATGAAGGTGTTTGATGTAGTGAACTTTGATATGATCAACATGCTGAAACTCGG CTACTACCCTGGCCAGTGTGAATGGATATACTGCCCTGGAGATGCCATATCTTCTGTTGCATCTTCTGAGAAGAGCACAGGAAAGATATTCATATATGATGGTCGAGGAAATAACCAGCCACTTCATGTTTTTGATAAACTCCATACATTCCCTCTTACTCAGATAGGGCTGAACCCCACCTACAAAGTAGTAGTGTCTTCTGACAAGTCTGGCATGATTGAATACTGGACTGGGCCTCCTCATGAATATAAATTCCCCAAAAATGTGAACTGGGAGTATAAAACAGACACCGATTTATATGAATTTGCTAAATGTAAAGCTTACCCATCCAGTATATGTTTCTCAGCTGATGGCAAGAAAATGGCCACTATTGGTTCCGATAGAAAAGTTAGAATTTTCAGGTTCTTGACTGGGAAGCTTATGAGAGTCTTTGATGAATCCCTGAGT ATGTTTACTGAGCTGCAACAGATGAGACAACAGCTGCCAGATATGGAGTTTGGCCGACGTATGGCTGTTGAGCGTGAGTTGGAGAAGGTGGATGCAGTCAGGTTAATTAACATAATTTTTGATGAAACTGGACACTTCGTGCTCTATGGAACAATGCTGGGTATTAAAGTCATAAACGTAGAAACTAACCG GTGTGTTCGTATCTTAGGCAAACAGGAAAATATCAGGGTGATGCAACTGGCTTTGTTCCAAGGCGTAGCAAAGAAACATCGTGCTGCAACCACTATAGAGATGAAAGCATCTGAAAACCCTGTTCTCCAGAATATCCAGGCAGATCCAACAATAGTCTGCACATCTTTCAAAAAGAACAGGTTTTACATG TTTACTAAACGTGAACCAGAAGATACAAAGAGTGCAGATTCTGACAGAGATGTATTTAATGAGAAACCATCTAAGGAAGAGGTCATGGCAGCCACTCAAGCTGAAGGCCCCAAAAGAGTTTCTGATAGTGCCATTATCCACACAAGCATGGGAGATATTCATATCAAGCTTTTCCCTGTTGA GTGTCCCAAAACAGTGGAGAATTTCTGTGTACACAGCAGGAATGGTTACTACAATGGGCACACATTTCACCGTATTATCAAG GGTTTTATGATTCAAACTGGTGATCCAACTGGTACAGGAATGGGAGGTGAAAGCATCTGGGGAGGAGAATTTGAAGATGAGTTTCATTCAACTTTACGACATGACAGACCCTACACACTTAGTATGGCTAATGCAGGATCAAACACCAATGGTTCCCAGTTCTTCATAACAGTGGTACCAACT CCTTGGCTGGATAACAAGCACAGTGTGTTTGGACGAGTAACTaaaggaatggaagttgttcagaGAATCTCAAATGTGAAAGTAAATCCCAAAACTGACAAACCATATGAAGATGTCAGCAtcattaatatcactgtgaagtaA